In one window of Candidatus Microthrix subdominans DNA:
- a CDS encoding tetratricopeptide repeat protein has product MSSSWTFRGSELLCEVRVEAASGGAVLSGCSVGNSLVLTCAHSVDGESPALDSAAVRKCANGSTAAWVPAKSIFENTSLDVRVLLLDKPLWDLNPPPWGYLNGDGDIEAELWGYPGATAARSGTGAQYRAGVTITGGSDQPERSIETRLNPRPNTAGGRLDGSAEEVISGWAGISGGPVVADGRLVGILRVVDGTLDALRMVSASSMLLADDDHGRGTLRQVIWSHLRQEVVASNDGLLVPCPVRPVGSTGEMAAVVLEPPVAPLRPSNLRPMAALQYRHAVVPYVPGDPIDVTTHNDVWTDPIETVGRGDTTDARLDGFLETGNRFRAALLTGAGGMGKSRAAQELLVRASADGWVVGLLRAKHESAWSQAGTVVNADLLVVVDYPEDQPTAVRQWMEWAKSCADDASHRVRLLLLSRHRGAFDHVLLESDTLERSDLEALGRKQVGNQKVLGEVAAKRFGQLEMEVSPTWSAQQSTFDTSLAVVAAAFEGGDSDRVVLQRLLERERQFWRSHLVPSSTPLNPVPDALRDEVRGNLRKAVASLSLGGVTTQEQACERLELFGLTAAAAEHLATGYEGMYGDGFEALHPDPVADVLIAELDPDLIRTVLLAAVPDAQADVLVTLARVAGAATNPQTAVVGPFASDLLASLETTWEVFGSALASRAQDGAQPRTTRRALTGLAELIRVLPWDDAKTVQRLERALGCDANILAPLVKGIAAVIDQIEVDHYRAQAAENRAYEPDLAAALNNLAIRLSETGDRAGAVAPAQEAVDLYRAQAAENRAYEPDLAAALNNLANRLSETGDRAGAVAPAQEAVDLRRAQAAENRAYEPDLAAALNNLAIRLSETGDRAGAVAPAQEAVDLRRAQRPRTGPTNPPGSGVEHPGHRLLRDRAGGSTSGGLSGREPGLRTRPGSGVEQPGHRLSETGDRAGAVARPEAVDLYGLKRREPGLRTRPGQRR; this is encoded by the coding sequence GTGAGTAGCTCTTGGACCTTCCGTGGCTCCGAGCTCCTGTGCGAGGTCCGGGTCGAGGCAGCCAGCGGGGGAGCGGTGCTGAGCGGCTGCTCCGTTGGTAACTCCTTGGTGCTCACCTGCGCCCATTCGGTGGACGGCGAATCCCCGGCGCTCGACTCGGCGGCAGTCCGTAAGTGCGCGAACGGCTCCACCGCAGCTTGGGTGCCGGCCAAATCGATCTTTGAGAACACCAGCCTGGACGTTCGCGTGTTGTTGCTCGACAAACCCTTGTGGGATCTCAACCCTCCACCGTGGGGGTACCTCAACGGGGACGGTGACATCGAGGCGGAGCTCTGGGGCTATCCGGGCGCCACCGCCGCTCGTTCGGGTACGGGTGCCCAGTACCGGGCGGGCGTCACCATCACCGGTGGGTCGGACCAACCAGAACGGTCGATCGAGACCCGACTGAATCCGCGACCGAACACGGCGGGCGGGCGGTTGGATGGCAGCGCTGAAGAGGTCATCAGCGGTTGGGCCGGGATCTCCGGGGGACCGGTGGTTGCGGATGGCCGTCTGGTGGGCATCCTGCGAGTGGTGGACGGCACGCTCGACGCGCTGCGGATGGTCAGTGCGTCGTCGATGTTGCTCGCTGACGACGATCACGGCCGGGGAACACTTCGTCAGGTCATCTGGAGCCATTTGCGCCAGGAGGTGGTGGCATCCAACGACGGATTGTTGGTTCCATGTCCTGTCAGGCCCGTTGGCAGCACCGGCGAGATGGCAGCGGTGGTGCTCGAACCGCCGGTGGCGCCGCTACGCCCGAGCAACCTGCGCCCGATGGCGGCACTTCAGTACCGCCATGCCGTGGTGCCGTATGTGCCGGGCGACCCCATCGATGTGACCACTCACAATGATGTTTGGACTGACCCAATCGAAACGGTGGGTCGTGGGGATACGACCGACGCACGCCTCGACGGGTTTCTCGAAACGGGCAATCGGTTCCGGGCAGCACTGCTGACCGGGGCCGGTGGCATGGGCAAGTCCCGGGCCGCCCAGGAGCTCTTGGTTCGAGCGTCGGCCGATGGCTGGGTGGTGGGACTCCTTCGAGCCAAGCACGAATCGGCATGGTCCCAAGCAGGGACGGTCGTCAACGCCGACCTGCTGGTCGTCGTCGACTACCCCGAAGACCAGCCGACGGCGGTTCGTCAGTGGATGGAATGGGCAAAGTCCTGCGCCGACGACGCAAGCCACCGGGTGAGGCTGTTGCTGCTCAGCCGCCACCGGGGCGCGTTCGATCACGTCCTCCTGGAGTCCGACACGCTGGAGCGGAGCGACCTGGAGGCGCTCGGGCGCAAGCAGGTGGGCAACCAAAAGGTGCTGGGTGAGGTGGCGGCCAAGCGGTTCGGCCAGCTTGAGATGGAGGTCTCACCCACTTGGAGTGCTCAGCAGTCGACGTTCGATACGTCGCTGGCGGTTGTCGCCGCAGCGTTCGAGGGCGGTGACAGTGACCGCGTGGTCCTGCAGAGGTTGCTCGAACGAGAGCGGCAGTTCTGGCGAAGCCACCTGGTGCCGTCATCCACGCCGCTCAACCCGGTGCCGGACGCGCTCAGAGATGAGGTTCGGGGCAATCTCCGCAAGGCCGTCGCATCGCTGTCGTTGGGCGGAGTAACAACCCAGGAGCAAGCATGCGAACGGCTTGAACTGTTCGGCCTGACGGCCGCAGCGGCAGAACATCTCGCCACTGGGTACGAGGGCATGTACGGAGATGGGTTCGAGGCGCTGCATCCCGACCCGGTTGCGGACGTACTGATCGCAGAACTCGACCCGGATCTCATCCGGACTGTGTTGTTGGCCGCAGTACCGGACGCCCAGGCAGACGTGCTCGTCACCCTCGCGCGGGTCGCGGGCGCCGCTACCAACCCGCAGACGGCTGTCGTCGGACCGTTTGCGTCGGATTTGCTTGCCAGCCTTGAGACGACGTGGGAAGTCTTCGGCTCGGCGTTGGCGTCTCGCGCGCAGGACGGTGCTCAGCCACGAACCACTCGACGGGCCTTGACCGGCTTGGCCGAGCTAATCCGAGTGTTGCCGTGGGATGACGCAAAAACGGTCCAACGACTTGAACGGGCCTTGGGCTGTGATGCGAATATTCTCGCGCCCCTCGTTAAGGGTATCGCAGCAGTCATTGATCAAATTGAGGTCGATCATTACCGGGCTCAAGCGGCCGAGAACCGGGCCTACGAACCCGACCTGGCAGCGGCGTTGAACAACCTGGCCATCAGGTTGTCTGAGACCGGTGACCGTGCGGGTGCGGTCGCGCCCGCCCAAGAAGCAGTCGACCTTTACCGGGCTCAAGCGGCCGAGAACCGGGCCTACGAACCCGACCTGGCAGCGGCGTTGAACAACCTGGCCAACAGGTTGTCTGAGACCGGTGACCGTGCGGGTGCGGTCGCGCCCGCCCAAGAAGCAGTCGACCTCCGGCGGGCTCAAGCGGCCGAGAACCGGGCCTACGAACCCGACCTGGCAGCGGCGTTGAACAACCTGGCCATCAGGTTGTCTGAGACCGGTGACCGTGCGGGTGCGGTCGCGCCCGCCCAAGAAGCAGTCGACCTCCGGCGGGCTCAGCGGCCGAGAACCGGGCCTACGAACCCACCTGGCAGCGGCGTTGAACACCCTGGCCACAGGTTGCTGAGGGACCGTGCGGGTGGGTCGACCTCCGGCGGGCTCAGCGGCCGAGAACCGGGCCTACGAACCCGACCTGGCAGCGGCGTTGAACAACCTGGCCACAGGTTGTCTGAGACCGGTGACCGTGCGGGTGCGGTCGCCCGCCCAGAAGCAGTCGACCTCTACGGGCTCAAGCGGCGAGAACCGGGCCTACGAACCCGACCTGGCCAGCGGCGTTGA
- a CDS encoding tetratricopeptide repeat protein — MTVRVRSPAQEAVDLRRAQAAENRAYEPDLAAALNNLAIRLSETGDRAGAVAPAQEAVDLRRAQAAENRAYEPDLAMALNTLANRLSETGDRAGAVAPAQEAVDLRRAQAAENRAYEPDLAMALNNLAISLSETGDRAGAVAPAQEAVDLRRAQAAENRAYEPNLAAALNNLAISLSETGDRAGAVAPAQEAVDLYQRLIVDESFRSDDLDRAQQTLDGLLDGPE; from the coding sequence GTGACCGTGCGGGTGCGGTCGCCCGCCCAAGAAGCAGTCGACCTCCGGCGGGCTCAAGCGGCCGAGAACCGGGCCTACGAACCCGACCTGGCAGCGGCGTTGAACAACCTGGCCATCAGGTTGTCTGAGACCGGTGACCGTGCGGGTGCGGTCGCGCCCGCCCAAGAAGCAGTCGACCTCCGGCGGGCTCAAGCGGCCGAGAACCGGGCCTACGAACCCGACCTCGCCATGGCGTTGAACACCCTGGCCAACAGGTTGTCTGAGACCGGTGACCGTGCGGGTGCGGTCGCGCCCGCCCAAGAAGCAGTCGACCTCCGGCGGGCTCAAGCGGCCGAGAACCGGGCCTACGAACCCGACCTCGCCATGGCGTTGAACAACCTGGCCATCAGCTTGTCTGAGACCGGTGACCGTGCGGGTGCGGTCGCGCCCGCCCAAGAAGCAGTCGACCTCCGGCGGGCTCAAGCGGCCGAGAACCGGGCCTACGAACCCAACCTGGCAGCGGCGTTGAACAACCTGGCCATCAGCTTGTCTGAGACCGGTGACCGTGCGGGTGCGGTCGCACCCGCCCAAGAAGCAGTCGACCTCTACCAGCGGCTGATAGTCGACGAGTCGTTCCGCTCCGACGACCTGGACCGGGCACAGCAGACGCTGGATGGCCTCCTCGACGGGCCGGAGTAG
- the lepA gene encoding elongation factor 4 translates to MTNLDHIRNFSIIAHIDHGKSTLADRLLEISGAVNARDMRAQFLDSMDLERERGITIKLQSVQVDWAGHKLHLIDTPGHVDFGYEVSRSLAACEGVVLVVDASQGIEAQTLANCYLALENDLEIVACLNKIDLPAAEPERVAAEIEKVLGIPAEEVLHLSAKTGEGVGALLDAVIERIPPPVGDAGAELQALIFDSHFDQYRGVVSSVRVMNGVMKTNQKLSFLQASSTHAAEEIGVRRPVNTPVKQLGPGEVGYLIAGIKDVGEARSGETVTDSAKPGDPLAGYAEPKPMVFCGLYPVEGDAFEELRESLEKLRLNDSSFTYEPETSGALGFGFRCGFLGLLHMEIVRERLEREFDLSLIATAPSVEYEVETTAGEMLSVHNPSSLPPPTEIEQISEPQLRMTILSPAEYVGTIMELCLSRRGEQLGMEYLSPERVEFTYRLPLAEVVIDFFDALKSRTQGYASLDYDTDGYLPAELVRVDIMLSGETVDAFSAIVHKERSYEYGRRTAEKLKELIPRQQFDVPIQAAIGGQIIARETVKAFRKDVTEKLYGGDITRKRKLLEKQKAGKKRMKSIGKVDIPPDTFIKALRLD, encoded by the coding sequence GTGACAAACCTTGACCACATCCGCAACTTCTCGATCATCGCCCACATCGACCACGGGAAGTCGACGTTGGCCGACCGGCTGCTGGAGATCTCCGGCGCGGTCAATGCCCGGGACATGCGCGCCCAGTTTCTCGACTCGATGGACCTGGAGCGCGAGCGAGGCATCACGATCAAACTCCAGTCGGTGCAGGTCGACTGGGCCGGTCACAAGCTGCACCTGATCGACACGCCCGGTCACGTCGACTTCGGCTACGAGGTCAGCCGGAGCCTGGCCGCCTGCGAGGGCGTGGTGCTGGTGGTCGACGCCAGCCAGGGTATCGAGGCCCAGACCCTGGCCAACTGCTACCTGGCCCTCGAGAACGACCTCGAGATCGTCGCATGCCTGAACAAGATCGACCTGCCTGCGGCCGAACCGGAACGGGTTGCTGCCGAGATCGAAAAGGTGCTCGGCATCCCGGCCGAGGAGGTGCTGCACCTCTCGGCCAAAACCGGCGAGGGGGTCGGTGCGCTGCTCGACGCGGTCATCGAGCGCATCCCACCCCCGGTCGGCGACGCCGGCGCCGAGCTGCAGGCCCTGATCTTCGACTCGCACTTCGACCAATACCGCGGCGTGGTGTCGTCGGTGCGGGTGATGAACGGCGTGATGAAGACCAACCAGAAGCTGTCGTTCCTCCAGGCGAGCAGCACCCACGCTGCCGAGGAGATCGGTGTCCGCCGCCCGGTCAACACGCCGGTGAAGCAGCTGGGCCCGGGCGAGGTGGGCTACCTGATCGCCGGCATCAAGGACGTGGGCGAGGCCCGCTCCGGTGAGACGGTGACCGACTCGGCCAAGCCTGGTGACCCGCTGGCGGGATATGCCGAACCCAAGCCGATGGTGTTCTGCGGCTTGTACCCGGTGGAGGGCGACGCCTTCGAGGAGCTGCGCGAGAGCCTGGAAAAGCTGCGGCTGAACGACAGCTCGTTCACCTACGAGCCCGAGACCTCCGGCGCACTGGGCTTCGGCTTCCGCTGCGGCTTCCTCGGCCTGTTGCACATGGAGATCGTGCGGGAGCGCCTCGAGCGCGAGTTCGACCTGTCGCTGATCGCCACCGCCCCGTCGGTGGAATACGAGGTGGAGACGACCGCGGGCGAGATGCTGTCGGTGCACAACCCGTCCAGCCTGCCGCCACCGACCGAGATCGAACAGATCAGCGAACCACAGCTGCGCATGACGATCCTCTCCCCGGCGGAGTACGTCGGCACGATCATGGAGCTGTGCCTCAGCCGTCGCGGCGAGCAGCTGGGCATGGAGTACCTGTCGCCCGAGCGCGTGGAGTTCACCTACCGCCTGCCGCTGGCCGAGGTGGTGATCGACTTCTTCGACGCCTTGAAGAGCCGCACCCAGGGCTACGCCAGCCTGGACTACGACACCGACGGCTACCTGCCCGCCGAGCTGGTGCGGGTGGACATCATGTTGAGCGGCGAGACCGTCGACGCCTTCAGCGCCATCGTGCACAAGGAACGGTCCTATGAGTACGGGCGGCGCACGGCCGAAAAGCTGAAGGAGCTGATCCCGCGCCAGCAGTTTGACGTGCCGATCCAGGCGGCCATCGGCGGGCAGATCATCGCCCGGGAGACGGTCAAAGCGTTCCGCAAGGACGTGACCGAGAAGCTCTACGGCGGCGACATCACCCGCAAGCGCAAGCTGCTCGAGAAGCAGAAGGCCGGCAAGAAGCGCATGAAGTCGATCGGCAAGGTGGACATCCCACCCGACACCTTCATTAAGGCCCTTCGCCTGGACTGA
- the hrcA gene encoding heat-inducible transcription repressor HrcA, whose amino-acid sequence MLDDRKSAVLRAVVQSYIETALPVGSGNVAGAPGVEVSPATVRNDMTFLEHEGYLTQPHTSAGRIPTEKGYRFFVDQLGVPTELDEPKAQQVGQFFAHAHGELEGLFQEASTHLARLTSTTALTVGERGSSETIRSVQLVSLSDRLVVAVAVLSNGMLAKRTVDLADDLDDAQLAVATSVLSARLEGCSVDDVVAGTIPSVAEVAPRVAPDSPAVALVGEVIVGLSASWAEDHTELYVDGASNMARSFEEVETLHRVLALLEQQVVVVGLLRELIERGLSVAIGSETGLSPLSECSLVVAPVMVGSGRAATLAVLGPTRMNYSDTLSAVDTVSRQLTRALSEGE is encoded by the coding sequence ATGCTCGATGACCGCAAGTCGGCCGTGCTGCGGGCCGTCGTCCAGAGCTATATCGAGACCGCCCTCCCGGTGGGCTCGGGGAACGTCGCCGGCGCCCCCGGGGTTGAGGTCAGCCCCGCCACGGTGCGCAACGACATGACCTTCCTCGAACACGAGGGCTACCTCACTCAGCCACACACGTCGGCCGGACGGATCCCGACCGAGAAGGGCTACCGGTTCTTCGTCGACCAGTTGGGAGTACCGACCGAGTTGGACGAGCCCAAGGCGCAGCAGGTTGGACAGTTCTTTGCCCATGCCCACGGCGAGCTCGAGGGGCTCTTCCAGGAGGCGTCCACCCACCTGGCCCGCCTGACCTCCACGACGGCCCTGACGGTCGGCGAGCGGGGAAGCAGCGAGACGATCCGTTCGGTGCAGTTGGTGTCGTTATCGGACCGGCTGGTGGTGGCGGTCGCCGTGCTGAGCAACGGCATGCTGGCCAAGCGCACCGTCGACCTGGCCGACGACCTTGACGACGCCCAACTGGCGGTGGCCACCTCGGTGCTGTCCGCCCGGCTGGAAGGTTGTTCGGTGGACGACGTCGTTGCCGGCACCATCCCATCGGTTGCCGAGGTGGCACCCCGCGTGGCGCCCGACTCCCCGGCGGTCGCCCTCGTCGGCGAGGTGATTGTCGGCCTGTCGGCCTCCTGGGCCGAGGACCACACCGAGCTGTACGTCGACGGCGCCTCCAACATGGCCCGCAGCTTCGAGGAGGTCGAAACCCTGCATCGGGTGTTGGCCCTGCTCGAACAGCAGGTGGTGGTCGTCGGCCTGCTGCGCGAGCTGATCGAACGGGGACTGTCGGTGGCGATCGGCTCGGAGACCGGGCTGTCGCCGCTGAGCGAATGCTCCCTGGTCGTGGCTCCGGTGATGGTGGGTTCGGGCCGGGCCGCCACCCTGGCGGTGCTGGGACCCACCCGGATGAACTATTCCGACACGCTCTCGGCGGTCGACACGGTCAGCCGACAACTGACGAGGGCGCTCAGCGAAGGCGAGTAG